A part of Larkinella insperata genomic DNA contains:
- a CDS encoding serine hydrolase, whose protein sequence is MKYLLFLLVPALATAQKLPQHLKAYLQKIPNTVQVNVAVEELEGKTQFYHRADELPPAASVIKLPIMVETMEQVKAGRFDLEKIHVLQEAEKTGGSGVLKTYPDQSRLTNREVLTLMMTHSDNTATNILIRELGMDNINQRMRSLGLTQSKLNRVMLDTLAVKQGRENRVSAREMNALLRKIYRQEVATPELCDQMIEILKGNRDQKTFRLFLPPSTVIAHKTGELTYVRGDVGIFYVRKPFLLSVFVQGTTTEDAERIIGEIAQICYNQFQ, encoded by the coding sequence ACTACCGCAACACTTGAAGGCTTATCTGCAGAAAATCCCCAACACGGTTCAAGTAAATGTGGCCGTCGAGGAGCTGGAAGGGAAAACGCAATTTTACCACCGGGCCGACGAGCTGCCCCCCGCAGCCAGCGTGATCAAACTACCGATCATGGTGGAAACCATGGAGCAGGTGAAAGCCGGGCGGTTTGACCTGGAGAAAATTCACGTCCTGCAGGAGGCCGAAAAAACCGGCGGTTCGGGCGTTTTAAAGACGTACCCCGACCAGAGCAGGCTGACCAACCGCGAAGTGCTGACGCTGATGATGACCCACAGCGACAACACCGCCACCAACATCCTGATTCGCGAACTGGGCATGGATAACATCAACCAGCGGATGCGGTCGCTGGGACTGACGCAGAGCAAACTGAACCGCGTTATGCTCGATACACTGGCGGTTAAACAGGGCCGCGAAAACCGGGTATCCGCCCGCGAAATGAACGCACTGCTCCGGAAAATTTACCGCCAGGAAGTCGCTACGCCCGAACTCTGCGACCAGATGATCGAGATTCTGAAGGGCAACCGGGACCAGAAAACATTCCGGCTGTTTTTGCCCCCTTCAACGGTTATTGCCCACAAAACCGGCGAACTGACGTACGTGCGGGGCGATGTCGGGATTTTCTACGTCCGCAAGCCGTTCCTGCTGTCGGTTTTTGTGCAAGGCACCACCACCGAAGACGCCGAGCGAATCATCGGCGAAATTGCCCAGATTTGTTACAACCAGTTTCAGTAA
- a CDS encoding uracil-DNA glycosylase family protein has product MKTFADRAIPYYLNLTDPPSLPPGVGVLNPFRQLEVAQICREFYGKFFSDTSPRVYVLGINPGRFGAGVTGISFTTPQNLKRYCGIDNNLPPTPELSSRFIYQIVEAFGGAEAFYGRFFLSSLYPLALVKEGKNYNFYDDKATTATLWPDIVASVQQQLAFGCNRNVAVCLGRKNEAFLHKLNQQHGFFGRIVTLDHPRYILQYRSRDIDSYVDNYVTTLADCVSL; this is encoded by the coding sequence ATGAAAACCTTCGCCGACCGGGCCATCCCGTATTACCTCAACCTGACCGATCCCCCGAGCCTGCCGCCGGGTGTCGGGGTGCTGAACCCGTTTCGCCAGCTGGAAGTAGCGCAAATCTGCCGGGAGTTTTACGGCAAGTTTTTCAGCGACACCAGCCCGCGAGTGTACGTGTTGGGCATCAATCCGGGTCGGTTTGGAGCCGGGGTGACGGGTATTTCCTTTACGACGCCCCAGAACCTGAAACGGTATTGCGGTATTGATAACAACCTGCCGCCCACGCCGGAACTTTCGAGCCGGTTTATCTACCAGATTGTTGAAGCCTTTGGCGGTGCCGAAGCCTTTTACGGCCGGTTTTTCCTCAGTTCGCTCTACCCGCTGGCGCTGGTCAAAGAGGGCAAGAATTATAACTTTTACGACGACAAAGCCACCACAGCGACACTCTGGCCCGACATTGTTGCGTCGGTTCAGCAGCAACTGGCGTTTGGCTGCAACCGAAACGTGGCGGTTTGCCTGGGCCGGAAGAACGAAGCGTTTCTGCATAAACTCAATCAGCAGCACGGCTTTTTCGGGCGGATTGTTACTCTTGATCACCCGCGTTACATCCTGCAATACCGCAGCCGGGACATCGACTCGTACGTTGACAATTACGTCACGACGCTGGCCGATTGCGTTTCCCTATAA